The DNA segment GATGTCGCGCATCGTTGCTGGTCCTTCTCTTCCGTCTCTTTGTCTTGTTATTTTTGGCTACAATCTATGTCGAAAACCGCTTTACGCTTTTATCCTACGGCTCTTCGATTTGGTATCATACCCTTAGAATTCGATATCATCGCCCGGCAGAATATCGCCGTCATCGGATTCGGCAGTCGCCGGGGCGGCAGTTTGTTCTTCTTCCTCAGGGTCAGGCGCGCGGACGCGAACGTCGATGATCTTGGCGCCCGGAAATTGCGATAGGATCGCCGCCACATCGGGGTCCTGGCGGGCATCGGCGACCCGTTGCCGCTGCTCGTTCGCCTCGGCCTCCACCAGGGTCGGTTCGCCTTCGTCGCGGCTGAGGCTGACGATCCAGTGGATGCCGGTCCATTCCTTCAGCTTGACGGCAAGCTCGTTCAGCAGCGTCCCCGGCGCACCCGGCGCCAGGCTGACATCGAGCCGGCCGGGCTCCAGCCGCACCGGGCGAACGAAGCTGCGCACCAGCGCCTTTACTTTCGGATCACGCTTCTGGCCGGCGAGCTCGGCGATATCGGCCATCGAATTGACGGGAACCAAAGGCTTCGGCGCTTCGGCGGGTTTTGGCTCGATACGGCCGATCACGGGACTTGCCTGTGGCTGCGTATTCGGAACCGAGCGCAGCATGGCGACCGGTGCAGCCGGCGACGGGGCGGGCCGTGATGGTGCGGTTTCCACCGCGCGCGCCATGACATTGCCCTGATAGGAGACAGGCGTTCCCATGCCGTTGCCGGCAGATGGCACGGGCGATGGACGCGTTCCGCCGCCATTGCCATCCGAAAATTCGGCAAGCCGCCGCGCTGCGTCTTCCGGCGCCGGCAGATGGGCGGCATGCGCCAGGCGGATCAGCACCATTTCGGCGGCACCGGCCGTGCGGGCTGCGCTTTCGGTCTCCGGTATGCCCTTCAGCAGCATCTGCCAGAAGCGAGAGAGCGTGGTAACCGCCACGCCCTGGGCGAAATCAGCCGCCTTGGTGCGCTCGACCTCGCTCAGCGACGGATCGTCGGCGGCATCGGGCACATATTTCAGGCGGGTGACGAGATGGGTGAAATCGGCAAGATCGGTCAGCACGACGACAGGATTGGCGCCGGCTTCGTACTGGCTGTTGAATTCCGCCAATGCGGCGGCGACATCGCCCTTGATGACATGGTGGAAGAGATCGACGATGCGGGCGCGGTCGGCGAGCCCCAGCATCGAGCGAACGGCATCCGCTGCAACCACGCCGCTGCCATGGGCGATCGCCTGATCGAGCAGCGACAGCCCATCGCGGGCCGAGCCTTCGGCGGCACGGGCGATCATGGCGAGCGCTTCCGGCTCCGCCTCGATGCCTTCTTTCG comes from the Rhizobium sp. NXC24 genome and includes:
- a CDS encoding DNA polymerase III subunit gamma/tau — translated: MSDTERQAKDAASTGTGYRVLARKYRPKDFTDLMVGQEPMVRTLTNAFETGRVAQAYMLTGVRGVGKTTTARILARALNYKTAEIDRPTIDLREPGEHCQAIMEGRHVDVIEMDAASHTGIDDIREIIEQVRYRPVSARYKVYIIDEVHMLSTAAFNGLLKTLEEPPEHVKFIFATTEIRKVPITVLSRCQRFDLRRISASDLVGLFTTIAAKEGIEAEPEALAMIARAAEGSARDGLSLLDQAIAHGSGVVAADAVRSMLGLADRARIVDLFHHVIKGDVAAALAEFNSQYEAGANPVVVLTDLADFTHLVTRLKYVPDAADDPSLSEVERTKAADFAQGVAVTTLSRFWQMLLKGIPETESAARTAGAAEMVLIRLAHAAHLPAPEDAARRLAEFSDGNGGGTRPSPVPSAGNGMGTPVSYQGNVMARAVETAPSRPAPSPAAPVAMLRSVPNTQPQASPVIGRIEPKPAEAPKPLVPVNSMADIAELAGQKRDPKVKALVRSFVRPVRLEPGRLDVSLAPGAPGTLLNELAVKLKEWTGIHWIVSLSRDEGEPTLVEAEANEQRQRVADARQDPDVAAILSQFPGAKIIDVRVRAPDPEEEEQTAAPATAESDDGDILPGDDIEF